A genomic segment from Glycine soja cultivar W05 chromosome 20, ASM419377v2, whole genome shotgun sequence encodes:
- the LOC114401287 gene encoding LEAF RUST 10 DISEASE-RESISTANCE LOCUS RECEPTOR-LIKE PROTEIN KINASE-like 2.1, whose translation MVALDVFGVALLACLVGVVSGETCPSLINCGDLGSITFPFTNTLHPDCGILVIHGCDDKEPGAKKTIKCNNTWFDVVGLDQFTITIKDDKLHDLLLQRSCDTFSYSSTFTVSSPLLKASRLKHYLEILRCNHTLGHPPKNSVSNSTLCKNETLYSMVDPNPSGSGYSHHNGCSMLLIPTSLQLLDRHGHLYSSDPFEFITDNIAVEIELSPDCSTCIYAHGGQCRLDNTQKFYCYKGNKSTLLIAAIASAGGALGAMIFLIWCIRRRFYKKKNPTHQIIEMFLNTHGHLAAKRYSYSEIKKATNSFRYKLGHGGYGSVYKGKLQDGSLVAVKVLSDSIGNGEEFIDEVASISVTSHVNIVSLLGFCLEGSKRALIYKYMPNGSLEKFIYEDKDPLKLNLQLSCKTIYNIAIGVARGLEYLHRGCNTKILHFDIKPHNILLDEDFCPKISDFGLAKICPKKESIVSLLGTRGTAGYIAPEVFSRNFGEVSHKSDVYSYGMMVLEMVGERVNNNVEVECSSEIYFPHWVYKRLELNQEPRLRSIKNESDKEMVRKLVIVSLWCIQTDPSNRPAMSRVVDMMEGSMESLQIPPKPYLSSPPRSPPRPSDHNTYTSHTTYPSEN comes from the exons ATGGTTGCACTTGATGTGTTTGGCGTTGCTTTGTTGGCATGCCTTGTAGGAGTGGTATCGGGTGAGACTTGTCCGTCTTTAATCAACTGCGGCGATCTGGGTAGCATCACTTTTCCTTTCACCAACACACTTCACCCAGACTGTGGCATATTGGTGATACATGGCTGTGATGACAAGGAACCAGGGGCCAAAAAAACCATAAAATGTAACAATACATGGTTTGATGTTGTCGGGCTCGACCAGTTTACGATTACCATAAAAGACGATAAACTGCACGACTTGTTGCTACAAAGAAGTTGCGACACCTTCAGCTACAGCTCTACGTTCACAGTCAGCTCCCCTTTGCTTAAGGCTTCTCGTTTAAAGCATTACCTAGAGATACTCAGATGCAACCACACCCTCGGTCATCCACCAAAAAATTCTGTTTCTAACTCCACACTTTGCAAAAATGAAACACTCTATTCAATGGTGGACCCCAACCCCTCCGGCTCCGGGTACAGTCATCACAATGGATGTTCGATGCTTCTGATTCCAACCAGCTTGCAGCTACTGGATCGCCATGGCCATCTATATTCCAGTGACCCTTTCGAGTTCATAACTGATAATATCGCCGTCGAAATAGAATTATCTCCGGATTGTTCTACTTGTATCTATGCTCATGGAGGCCAATGTCGGCTTGACAACACCCAAAAGTTTTATTGTTACAAAG GAAATAAATCGACTCTTCTTATAGCAGCAA TTGCATCTGCCGGTGGAGCACTAGGAGCTATGATATTTTTGATTTGGTGCATTAGAAGACGcttttacaagaagaaaaatcCCACCCACCAAATAATTGAGATGTTTCTGAACACCCACGGTCACCTTGCAGCCAAAAGATACAGTTATTCAGAGATAAAGAAGGCCACCAACTCCTTCAGATACAAATTGGGTCACGGAGGATATGGTAGTGTATATAAGGGGAAGTTACAAGATGGAAGCCTTGTGGCAGTAAAAGTTTTAAGCGACTCCATAGGTAACGGTGAGGAATTTATCGATGAAGTTGCTAGCATAAGTGTCACTTCCCATGTTAACATTGTTAGTTTACTGGGATTCTGTCTGGAAGgttctaaaagagctctgataTATAAGTACATGCCTAATGGGTCACTTGAGAAGTTCATATATGAAGACAAGGATCCACTCAAGCTCAATCTTCAATTGAGTTGCAAAACCATCTACAATATTGCAATCGGCGTTGCTCGAGGATTGGAGTATTTGCACAGGGGTTGCAATACTAAAATCTTGCATTTTGACATCAAACCTCACAATATATTGCTAGATGAGGATTTCTGTCCAAAGATTTCCGATTTTGGACTAGCTAAAATATGTCCAAAGAAAGAGAGTATTGTGTCCTTATTGGGAACCAGAGGAACAGCGGGATACATTGCTCCTGAGGTATTCTCAAGAAACTTCGGAGAAGTGTCACATAAATCTGATGTGTACAGCTATGGAATGATGGTTTTGGAAATGGTTGGGGAAAGGGTGAATAACAATGTTGAAGTTGAATGTTCAAGTGAAATATATTTTCCACACTGGGTTTACAAGCGTCTTGAACTGAATCAGGAGCCTAGATTGCGaagcataaaaaatgaaagtgatAAAGAAATGGTACGAAAGTTGGTTATAGTGAGCTTATGGTGCATTCAAACAGACCCGTCAAATAGGCCAGCAATGAGTAGAGTGGTAGATATGATGGAAGGAAGCATGGAGTCCTTGCAAATACCACCAAAACCTTATCTCTCTTCACCTCCCAGATCTCCCCCAAGACCCTCGGATCACAACACTTACACATCTCACACTACGTATCCTTCTGAGAACTGA